GGTACCATTCAAGATAATTCTGCAAGTTCAACTTACAGCCACTACTTTTTGGATCCTCTATTTTTGGGAAAAGGCTGCTCTTACCTTGGCATTCCAGCCTGTTGCTCCATTCCTACTACACAGGCCTCCTGCTTTTTAAGGGGGAAATGGGAATGAATTCAAGTTACTCACACAGGAATTAATAcagacagttaaaaaaataaatctttgtttTGCGCAATATTTCTACATTTGTTGGGAAGACATTGGTCAGAAACACAAATAAGTGTGTGTATACGTAATAGATAAGCTTCAAAGAGGTTACAGGGTATTTCCCAATGcagttttgatttaattttctgGGATTTTTAGTACTCAATTATGCAAGACATGTAAACTATCCCTGAGAACAAACTTACATGCAGGACATTCCAATATGGAAATTTGTCAAAAATTAATGTATGAATTGAGGATATTTAAAATCTTCCTGGTTACGCTGATGTCAATGCAGGTGAAGCCCATGGATTGCGGCTGCAGTGGGGAGCTGCCACAGGAATATTTCCATATCTTTCATTGTGTGCCCTGCACTTTCTCCCCATCCACCAGTGGGATTTGTCCTCCCTGTCAGCAAACACCGTCTACTTTCCACACACAGCAGTTCCTGCCGTGTGTAGgaggaaaaataggaaaaaaaaaatgatgaaatgCACGTTGGAGCTGCACTCATTTCACGTGTGCCTACCATGCCATTTGTTACTAGGGCAAACCAACTGAGCACACAAGGCCACACTGACTTGCTCCTGTCACCTGTGCCTAGGACAGGACTTGGCCTGATATTTAAAAGCGTTTACCATCATCGTAAGCAAAGAGAGAAATCTTGTGCCACAAGTGAAACAAGGCCTCATTTTTAAGTGCAGGTTTATGCATTGCACTGGAAAAATTGCCACGGAAGGAATCTGGCAAAACCACAATGGCATTTAAGTACCgatggcagagggagggagacacCCTGCAACATGGCAagatgcaaacaaaaaaaaaaaaataggcattTTCACTGCACATTGATTCCAGCTGCTCACTAACTtctcagaggaaaggaaaaagccaTGCAATTCTAGGTTGCACATTTGGAGGATGAGAGAAGGAACAAAAACAGACCTCAAATACAGGGAACATCTAAGGTTCTGTGctatcatggaatcatagaatcagctgagttggaaaagacctgcgagatcatccagtccaaccctggatccactaccaccacagttgctagaccatggcactaagtgccacgtccagcctcatcttaaaaacctccagggacagtgaatccaccacctccctgggcagcccattccaatgtctgatgaccctctctgtaaagaatttcttcctaatatccaatgtAAAACTCCTTTGGCACAGCTTAAGATTGTGccttcttgtcctactgctggttgcctgggagaagagactgacacccacctcactacaacctcctttcagggagctgtagggagtgatgaggtctcccctgagcctcctcttctccaggctgaacagccccagctccctcagcctctcctcaaaGGAcctgtgctcgagtcccttccccagcctcactgctcttttctggacctgctccagcacctcaatatccttcctgaactgaggggcccagaactggacacaggactccaggtgtggcctcaccagcactgagtacaggagaagaatcacttccctggtcctgctggccacactgttcctgatccaggccaggatgtcattggccttcttggccacctagGCACCTGTGTTACACCTAGAGCTCTTTTGTTAGTAAATGAAAACCCCTTAGCAAGAAAAATACTAGTAAAAGTGCATAGTTTAAGAAAACCAAACATGAGCACATTCTGATAACACATCCTTAAAAAATACAACACTTAACAGTAATCTTGGCATCTATCAACTTGAAATTCCAAATTTGTTGAGAGGCAGGTTTTGCCATTGGCTactaatgcttttttttttttttcccctcttacaAGGGCTCATTGGTGTGActgctcctgcccagggctTCCTGCTTAGCAGCAATGAACCTACACATAtaagccacagcttctctgctaATATCATCCCCCACAGAAATCCAAATGGCACCAATCCAACTGGCCAGGGGCAAGTAGTCATACAGTACAACCGGAAAGGTTTGTCTCATTGATAATTCCCTCTCCttctaaaattttctttttaacacaTTACTTCGTGAAAGTCTTGGCACAGGAAACCAGAGAAGTTGTTGTAACTTTAATTTAAACAACTGGCTTAAAATTAACACATCCCTATGCCAATACCATATATTAAGTAATCTTTTagctgaagggagccaacaagaaagacagagagggactttttacaagggcatgtagtgacaggacaagggggaatggattcaaactaaaagaaagtaggtttagattagattttaggaaaaaaattctttgttgtgagggtgttgaggcactggagcaggttgcccagagaagtgttcaaggccaggctagatggagctctgagcaagctgatctagtggaaggttggAACtaagtgatctttaaggtcccttccaacagaaaccattctatgattctatgataattttATCATCTTCTACATATATTTGTTGATTTCAGTGGTGGTGCCGTAATTaaaatcacaaatattttaGATTATTTATATTTGTCACCACTGTTCAATAAGTCAGAGTTGTGCATTAGAGCAGATTAACAATGACCCATTTTGTGCCTCTTCCCATAAACTGCTTTGAAGTGACCCAAAGGCATGGTTCCACTCCCAAGAAATAATTTCCAGTTTTTTCTCATCTTAGTGATGGAACCAGGAATCTATATATTTTGCCAAAAGGTTATTCAATTTACAGCCGCTGGGCATCACCTGAAATTTTAACTGATTTCCTGATCACACACAACTttcaaatgcaataaaaatattcctctttCACAAGGTAAGGAAGTTCAGCGTAACAGATAACagttctctctcctctctcgTGAAAACATTTTGTGACAAAGCACCTTGGACCTGCACTGTTCACCAATCCCAAAAAACTGAGTAGTCTGAGCAGTCCCCTTCTTTCCCAGTTATCACAGCATATCATACTTGGATGCATGCCTCACACTTAGAAAACATCTCTTAACATTTTAACAGTTTCAGCATAGCCTACACATTTATCACGGTACCCCATTCACATCATTGAGGACCTGCCCACTCTGAGACACATCGCTGCAGGCcgaatttccattttaaaaaaagaaagtcagcTTTGACTTTAATCACTCTTCTCCCACTCAACATTCCCATTTTGTCTCCCAGGGGAGCCACCAGCAACCACTGGAGAATCACCTGATACATTGTCCAGAGGGGGCTGGAGAGTGACTTGGGCTGGAAAGTCCCTTGGTATCTTCTGGGAGGTGTCTGTCAGAGAGTTTTTGAGCTTGTCATTCATTTCTATTACCTCAAAGTCTGCTTCGTTCCACTCTCTCACATCCTCATCATCATCCTCATCCTCTTCATCCTCCGTAAGCCTTGAGTTTGACAACAAAGCTTTCTGGGTCTCGCTGTCACTCACTTCTTTCAAGTCATTCTCACGGGGAGAGGTGGCCAATTTGTACATCACTGGGAAGAGTACAACTGTCATTACAGAAGACACGAAGGCAGCGTACATAACCACGGGAATGTGGTGAAACCTGCCTTGGAGATACCCCACCACAGCAGGAATGCACATCTCACCCAGCGCAGCACCAACCACAAACAGAGAAGCCGATTTTCCTTCCACGACCGTGTACTGTTCTATCCAGGAAATGCCACTGGGGAAGACAGAAGCCATTGATGCTCCATACACGGCAGTTCCCCCCCACAGGGAGGCTCGATAATGTGCAAAGAAGGCCAAGGCTGAAGAGGAGACAGCAGATGCTGCAAGACTGAGTGTGATCATGGTGCCAGGGTACAAGAAAGCAGCACCAAATATTGCCAGTCCTCTGCAAGCAGCAAACGTACCCCAGAAGACAGAATTCAAAGCAGCTGCTTCACTTTCTTTCATCTCAGCAAAGACCACTGCATAAGTAAATACATAAGAGCCATAAGTGACCTCTGCTCCCacatagaaaagaaagaatatgaaCAGGAGACCAATTAGAGCACAGTGGTATTTGGCAAGCTTGTCCTTCTGCTGAGAAGTCTTTGATTTGTCTCGAGCTGAGCTGCCCTTtgaatacaaaacaaaaaggaagagggaaactAAGAGAAGATAGGTCCCTATGACAACATAGGACCACAAAAAGTCTTCCTCAAGATggtcctgcagtgctggtgtaGCTGATGCAGCTGATGCTGTTGGCACAGACTTCAGGACAGATTGGTTTGTCTTTTCAACCACTGGAAGTTCTTTAGATTCGGAACCTCCCAAGGCCATTTTAGCCAGGATTGGAGCCACAAATGCACCGACAGCGAAACTGAAGTGTAAGGCCTGCATGTGTGGCCcagcctctgctccccaggTATTCAGTGCCAGTACATTGCCACCTGCAGATTGGAGAGAGGAGGATTCAGTCGTTTTAGTCTGAGACCAGATActgttttaaagacaaaaaaaaaaaaatacaaaacaaaccaTAACCTATATTACTAATTCAGTGTGCAACAATGCCAGATTTAGCAAATACAATGTGCAAAACAGTAGTTAACTGAAATTCTGCCTTAAATCCCTGTGATTAATTGAGCTTTAGGAGGGTATTCACAGTAGTCAAAACTAAGAGCCACGCAGTGGCTTAATCCAGCAACAGTGGACAGCCACaattgtgccaggggaggtttaggttggatattagaaaaaatttcttcacggaaagggttgtcaagcattggaacaagctgcccagggaagtagttgagtcaccatccctggaggtatttaaaagacaggTAGATGTGGCattagggacatggtttagtggtagactcagcagtgctggcttaacagttggacttgatgaccttaaaggtctttttcaatCTAAACGACTGATTCTGTGTATCTAATTACTCTACTTGACAATACgcagcatttttcagccttttttaaaagaacaaatttaACTGCTGCTCATTTCTTTAAGTATTAAAAGCAACAATGCACAACACTAAGAATCAGATGTCCCGTTAAACAACATCCCAGGGAACAGCATCAATCACTTGCTTCTGATGGGCTGGAACTACCTCAACTGCATTAAAAGGACTTTCCAGAAGCAGAAAGGTTCACATCAATACCGCTGCAAAGATCAAACTACAATACCTTCAGATCAACAATAATGCTAGAAAATACAATCCCAGAGAGATGTTTTAAAGTAGTCCCTCAGACAAATGCAGGAAAACAAGAACAGTAATCAAATTCCTGTACTGCAGTACAGCAGCCCTTATCACTCAGCATGAACACTCTTCCAAATTAATTCAGTTACGCTTTACTGCCTTGCTCTTACTTTCTTCTGCTACTCCTGATCAGGCTGAGAAGTCTCCCTGCCTCTCAGATCTGACTTCCAAGCAGTACATCCACCCACTGAAGGTATTTTTACCATTATCCAATAAGATTTTCCCATCTGAAGAATTTTTCAACCAAGTGCTGTGTATAATGATCCTACCAGAGACAGCAAATGCACCTTGGCACTTGGGTTATTTACCATGGCCTGTGCCACACAAAACCATCTTTTCACTACTGGATCCCTGTATCGTGCTCTTTTAAATCTTACCAGAGCTCCCTCAAACCCCACAGAATTATGGCAGATGGTTGACATGTGCAGCCATCATTCCTCTGTGTGCCCAACCAGGCGAGCCACAACAACCAGGCCCTGGCTGGGATGCTTCCAGAGCTGTTTGGACAGCTAGGTTAATACATGAGCCAGCTCtttctttctcagaaataaAGGCTTCCCTGAAGCTGGTCAACTGGATCCTTAAGTACCTTGCTGGCTAGTAAGCATCCCCAGGCTCCCAGCACGCTGCTGGGACATCACAGGAGAGGTCCCGGGTGAGCGGCCACCTGTTGCAGCTGCACCACCACATTCTACAGCAATGCCAGAACACTCCACTGCTGATGTATTTGTAGTCATTTCCTAATCTCCACATGCAAGTATGACGGCATTTCCCAGACATCTCTAAGTGTGCTCAGGTCTCTTGCCATGTCCTTGCCTCCTGATGAAAACTGCCTGCTAAAGCCAGCCATCCCTAACTCATCCTTTCTAAGCTGTGCCCAATGAACTTATGAACTTATTTCTGTGGGAGTTTATTTTTTGTACCTTCAGTATGACTGACCTTTCTATCCACACCTGTAGACATTTGCTCTGCAACTTCACTGGTACATcttagaatcgtagaatcatttaggctggaaaagatctctgagatcatctcCCTCCAATAAGGAGAGTATTAAAAAGCTGGTTTTGAACAGTTTTCCAGCAAAAGTGtcattgtttttttgttttctttccaggtCATTTGCAGGATGCACATGCCACAGACTTACAATTTGGGGGACAGAGCAAATTTGTATTCCCAGCCACCTAAGCTAAGCCGGCCAAGGGTGGAAAATATTCCTTGATTCAGGGAGATAGGTGCCATGGTGCTGTGAGCTATGGCAGTAAATGCCTACTGTGAATTCCCAACTTCTGCCTAGCTGGCTTTAGGTGGGAAACATTCCAACACAACAACTGTGAGAATCTCTCTCTCAAACATGAGAGTTTGCTCAGGATTAACTCATCTCCAGCTAATGTTAATGAACTGTATCCTGACTGGTTCCtgtaatttaaagaaaacactgcTTAAAGAGCACAGGACACTTCCTTCACACCTGTAATGTTCCACTGAAATGCACACTGGTCACTCCACGCCCCAAGCCCCTTAAAGGAAGGCCTGTCACAGACACACAAACACTGGAAGCCTCAGGACCAGATTAATCAAAGAATCCCAGTCAGGTAAAACAGCTCCCCTCTTTTAATTCAAGATGTGTcacaagaaaaaacagcaaTCATTTTGGTATGCCTGAAgttttttccaattattttgTTGAAGGAACCTTACCTGTGTCCAGAATTCCCATGGAGCCTCCAATAACTGACATCAAGGCAGTTAACAGCAGGGAGTCCTTACACCAGGGTATCCCATAAAGACCAACCGTTGTTGCAACCATGGATAATGCtggaaaggttaaaaaaaacaaaacaaaaccttcacGTACTGCAGTTTCCATTTAAACTACACAGAAGACCAAGAAGAACAAATACATTCATAGTTATCAAAGTTACAGATAATCCTAATAAGTGATGCAACCCAATCTGTGGTTTGAGCAGTAACAGATAGAAGGTTCAACAGATCATTTTTcgtttggaaaaaaaaagaattttatcaGGATATAAACACTGTGTGACAAACCTGCTAAAGCTAAGGGAATAGCAGCTGCTGCTAGGACACTAAGAAGTCTTCTGCAAACTTCTGATCTAGAAATGTTACTTCACCACAAAACCAGTATCAAGTTTGCCCTCTGAGAACTGCACAGCATTTTATTTGGCTCCATTTTAAAAGAACACAAATCACTAAACTCTTAAAATCCTTTAAAGTAATTGCACCTTGGCCACCAAGAGACCTCTGTATATGCTGACTTTCATTTATATTCTGTTCCCACATAAGGAATATATTCCAAGGGATTTCTGGAGTTTTAAGAGACAGGGCTACAAAATTTCTCGTCATAAATTTAGCAGCAATTAACTAACTGTGTTAGTTTTGCCATTACTGACGACACTTCGAACATGCCTttccaaaaaaaatattttttagcagatgaaaattatttttattaccatTTGGGAGGAAATTCAGCAGTTAAATTCTATGCTTATAATTACCTGCATAATAAAATAATCTGCAATTAATATCTTGAATATACAGTATTATGTTTTTAGAAGGTTTGTATCATTTCAGATGTCTCTCATTTTTCAAATCAATGTCTGATCATAGATGCAGCAGATATTAAAAAGATTGATGGGGACTGATATAGTTAAGAACTTAGGTTAAttccaaacaaaaacaacagtggaaaaaataaatacccAGAACCCTGAAGTCCTATCAAGATACTTGGAATATATGCCTCCAAACATTTTTGAAGGCATGCATGCTGAGCTGCATGAAGAAAATGCTAGAGATGGGGTGTATCAAGTACAGCTTCTCAGGTGTCCCACTCAGAGCTGAAAACTAACTTCTTAGCAGGTGTTCATTTGCCCATTTCAGCTTCAAACCTGAAGATTGGCACTTAAAAGCAACCCTGACAAAGATAGATTATGTCTTCAATTTTTTCTCAGTACAGTAGCAGGAAGATAAAGTCTTAAATGCGAGACACAGACAACTTTGACCTTGTCAGGTGCACAAGGAGGAGGCTAAAGGAAACCCACTTTGCAGGTGTTCTGGAGAAGACAGgaaaaggacagggagaagaCTGAATATAGGCATCTTAGAACAAGAGCAAATAAGAACTGATCCATGAAAATGAAGACGAGAGGGGAGAATGACATTATATGATATGACTGCTCCTTATAGGAGACAGGCACATGGGGATACGAAGAGACTTTGTTCAAACATTTAGCAATGGAAAAAGGGATCTTCTCATATTCTCTGAACTGACCCTGTGATTACAACATGGCCCTCAAGAAAAGCACAACTCTCTTTGAATTTCCctgaacaaagaagaaaatagcaAGCCCTGGTGTATGATTTAATCCCTAACTTACAGCATCAAGGCACACACTGACACTACtgaacttaaaagaaaaaaaggcagagcttCCACTGTTTTAGGTGTGCTCTGAGAATCTCTACTGGTACGTGACACTAACACAACTCTAAAAGGAGCCCCTCGTTTCTGGGTGCTGAGTGTGGCTCTTGGCACCCTGACGGCTTAGCAGCCCTGGTCTGCCAGAACAAGGCCAGTCCAAGGCAAGTTTCCGCATGTCCAGAAAAGTGTTAAGATCATCAGCTGCAGTTCCTACAGTTTAAATGTTTCCACCATCACAGACGGTAtttaatgttttccattttaaataagTTCTAATTTGGCTAAGGTACTCCAGTCAACATGTCCAGACTTCTGTCCACATGAAGATGATCATGTCTGATGAGTGTTAAGTAAGGGAAGGGTTTTAGAAAACTCTCCCCACAGAAACGTGCCTCAGCATGACTGCTGGGGGTTTCTGCTGTGTGCATGACAGCCAAAACACAGCTTCCTGTTTTGCTTGTGTGTTTCGTGGAGTGGCACTGTATGTTCCAACAGGATCTACGCTAGGCACATTACTTAATACAAACTAAGAAAAGTCCAACCGTACTTTTCAGTCCAAACAGGTCTTGTCAGTTCAATTCCAGCTACCACTGCTGATGTGCCCGGCGGGCCCAGCCTGTTGGCAGTGACGC
This DNA window, taken from Pseudopipra pipra isolate bDixPip1 chromosome 3, bDixPip1.hap1, whole genome shotgun sequence, encodes the following:
- the MFSD4B gene encoding sodium-dependent glucose transporter 1; the protein is MPVLEAEQCSEEKAAAMAEAPPSPSPAEPGAPAAPPDAVRGVEPRPRSPGPERPSEPAQGAMARGEREMYVRFSGPGEPAEEEEAAGPAGGGRCGCGGDGAALRWCITGALCAAFLGLGMSIAVLGPTFPNLAANVGKNVSDIYYIFVGRSLGYLGGSVIGGVLFDCMNASLLLALSMVATTVGLYGIPWCKDSLLLTALMSVIGGSMGILDTGGNVLALNTWGAEAGPHMQALHFSFAVGAFVAPILAKMALGGSESKELPVVEKTNQSVLKSVPTASAASATPALQDHLEEDFLWSYVVIGTYLLLVSLFLFVLYSKGSSARDKSKTSQQKDKLAKYHCALIGLLFIFFLFYVGAEVTYGSYVFTYAVVFAEMKESEAAALNSVFWGTFAACRGLAIFGAAFLYPGTMITLSLAASAVSSSALAFFAHYRASLWGGTAVYGASMASVFPSGISWIEQYTVVEGKSASLFVVGAALGEMCIPAVVGYLQGRFHHIPVVMYAAFVSSVMTVVLFPVMYKLATSPRENDLKEVSDSETQKALLSNSRLTEDEEDEDDDEDVREWNEADFEVIEMNDKLKNSLTDTSQKIPRDFPAQVTLQPPLDNVSGDSPVVAGGSPGRQNGNVEWEKSD